The sequence below is a genomic window from Clostridia bacterium.
AGAAGCCCATGTCAATCAGAAGTGAGATGTGCGAATGCCGGAGGTCGTGGATTCTGATACGCTTGACCCCTGCCGACTTCGCCCCTCTGTCCATCTCATGGTGGAGATAGCTTTTCGTGATGGTGAAAATGCGCTCCTTCTTCTTGATACCGTAGAGCATCCCCAGGTAATCCTTCATCTCGTCACAGAGGAAGTTGGGCATTTTAATGGTGCGGTTGCTTTTCTTCGTCTTTGGCGTGGTAATGACGTCCTTGCCGTGGAGCCGCTGATAGGACTTGCTGATTTTCACCGTCCCGGCCTCAAAGTCAAAGTCTGCCGGGGTCAGGGCCAGCAGTTCCCCCTCCCGAATACCACACCAGTAGAGCATTTCAAAGGCGTAGTAGGAAACGGGCTTGTCCATCATGGCATCTGCAAACTTCTGGTACTCCGCTTTCGTCCAGAACAGCATTTCCTTCCGTTCCTCTGACCCCATGTTCCCAGCCTTGGCGGCGGGATTGGAGCGCAGCTCATAGAAGCGGACAGCGTGATTGAAGATGGCGCTAAGCTGGTTGTGCAGGGTTTTGAGGTAGGTAGCCGAGTAGGGCTTGCGCTTCTCGTCCCGGTAGGCCAGCAACTCGTTCTGCCATGCGATCACGTCCTTGGTGGTGATCTCGCTAATCTTCCGCTTGCCAAAGTAGGGCAGAATTTTCTTCTGGATGATGTTCTC
It includes:
- a CDS encoding site-specific integrase; the encoded protein is MPVFKDEARGTWYVMVRYQDWTGERKQKCKRGFATKREAQEWERSFQMQTSGDLDMTFEAFTELYTKDMKPRLKENTWLTKENIIQKKILPYFGKRKISEITTKDVIAWQNELLAYRDEKRKPYSATYLKTLHNQLSAIFNHAVRFYELRSNPAAKAGNMGSEERKEMLFWTKAEYQKFADAMMDKPVSYYAFEMLYWCGIREGELLALTPADFDFEAGTVKISKSYQRLHGKDVITTPKTKKSNRTIKMPNFLCDEMKDYLGMLYGIKKKERIFTITKSYLHHEMDRGAKSAGVKRIRIHDLRHSHISLLIDMGFSAVAIADRVGHESIEITYRYAHLFPSKQTEMADKLDFERMGA